Proteins found in one Candidatus Bipolaricaulota bacterium genomic segment:
- a CDS encoding ABC transporter ATP-binding protein — protein sequence MNEKSTSPEKSPEYFLRAEGITKVYSDGTVALKKVDLEIHPQEILGLLGENGAGKTTLTKILSGLLPPTEGRVVSPRGPVRFSSPREALEFGIGMVHQQFALVGPFTAAENVALSHERPFALLNLEETKKKLEELMEESGLRVPLDIPVEKLAVGEQQRVEILKVLSRNVDLLILDEPTAVLTPLEVDELFSFLHRLREEGKSIILITHKLKEVSSITDRIVVLRHGELVGDLPTSQATPAQLARLMVGEKIEEEESAVELSAESLPRRREEKKATPKREGEGILHVEGLTVQGDTKEIAVNDLSFDVYSGEIFGIAGVEGNGQTELVEAITGLRPVISGRATISGVEITGKDPREIYRLGVAHIPEDRWRLGLVLPFTLAENAILGVHRWKEFSGPLSFLRWGKINQHVRKLIERFDIQATGPSAPAKSLSGGNQQKLIVGRELAKDPKIIVASQPTRGLDIGAAKYIRDLLVEMRNNGRAILLVSADLDEVLALADRMAIMYEGRFMTVAAPDELDRETIGMLMGGMAKEGV from the coding sequence ATGAACGAGAAATCGACAAGCCCTGAAAAATCTCCCGAATACTTCCTCCGCGCTGAAGGGATCACAAAAGTCTACTCCGATGGGACGGTCGCGTTAAAGAAGGTCGATCTCGAGATCCACCCGCAGGAGATCCTCGGGCTGCTCGGCGAAAACGGAGCGGGAAAGACTACCTTGACCAAGATCCTCTCCGGTCTCCTCCCTCCAACCGAGGGGCGTGTCGTCTCCCCGCGGGGGCCGGTTCGCTTCTCCAGTCCACGCGAGGCGCTTGAATTCGGGATCGGGATGGTTCATCAGCAGTTCGCCCTCGTCGGCCCGTTCACCGCAGCGGAGAACGTTGCCCTGAGCCACGAGCGCCCGTTCGCCCTGCTCAATCTAGAAGAGACGAAGAAAAAGCTGGAAGAGTTGATGGAGGAAAGCGGACTGCGCGTTCCCCTCGACATCCCGGTGGAGAAACTCGCCGTCGGTGAACAGCAACGAGTGGAGATCTTGAAGGTCCTCTCCCGCAACGTCGATCTGTTGATCCTCGACGAGCCAACGGCGGTCCTTACCCCGTTGGAGGTTGATGAGCTCTTCTCCTTCCTCCACCGCCTGCGGGAGGAAGGTAAATCGATCATCCTGATCACACACAAGTTGAAGGAAGTCAGTTCGATAACCGACCGGATCGTCGTCCTCCGCCACGGTGAGCTGGTCGGAGATCTCCCCACCTCCCAGGCGACTCCGGCCCAGCTCGCCCGGCTGATGGTCGGGGAGAAGATCGAGGAAGAGGAGAGCGCGGTGGAACTGAGCGCGGAATCCCTCCCCCGCCGTCGCGAGGAGAAGAAAGCAACGCCGAAGCGGGAAGGAGAAGGGATCCTACATGTGGAGGGGCTGACCGTACAGGGAGATACCAAGGAGATCGCGGTTAACGACCTCTCGTTCGACGTCTACTCCGGGGAGATATTCGGGATCGCTGGAGTGGAGGGGAACGGCCAGACCGAGCTCGTTGAAGCGATAACCGGACTCCGTCCCGTCATAAGCGGACGCGCGACGATCAGCGGAGTGGAGATCACCGGGAAGGACCCACGGGAGATCTACCGGCTTGGAGTGGCGCACATCCCGGAGGATCGCTGGCGGCTCGGGCTCGTCCTCCCGTTCACGTTGGCGGAGAACGCGATCCTCGGGGTGCATCGGTGGAAGGAGTTCAGCGGACCGCTGTCGTTCTTGCGCTGGGGAAAGATCAATCAACACGTCCGGAAACTGATCGAGCGGTTCGACATTCAGGCGACCGGCCCGAGCGCTCCGGCGAAGAGCCTCTCCGGAGGGAACCAGCAGAAGCTGATCGTGGGGCGGGAGCTCGCGAAGGATCCGAAGATCATCGTCGCTTCCCAACCGACGCGCGGGCTGGATATCGGGGCGGCGAAGTACATCCGCGATCTGCTCGTCGAGATGCGCAACAACGGGAGGGCGATCCTCCTCGTCTCCGCTGACCTCGACGAGGTCCTCGCCCTGGCCGATCGGATGGCGATCATGTACGAGGGGCGATTCATGACGGTGGCGGCGCCGGACGAGCTCGATCGGGAGACAATCGGAATGCTGATGGGCGGAATGGCGAAGGAGGGAGTGTGA
- a CDS encoding BMP family ABC transporter substrate-binding protein, with translation MKKALILLTLVVLGLSLVTLTGLGKGKIGIVLDVGGRGDLSFNDMGFKGTDQAAKDFGLQMVEVQSATAADYLPNIRNLARSGDFDLIICVGFLLGDALNQAAQEFPDQKFAIIDSVVDQPNVMSIVFRENEMSALVGALGGMIAAYYGYDYVGTVLGIEIPVLYHFEAGYRFGIDWGLNKYKEHEGLAAKPNVGLLYTYTGTFDDVAKGKAATEAQLAQGAVAVYNVAGPLGIGDLEAITEKHKAMGTESGPPFYFGVDSDQDWMGNAKYTLASGMKRVDIACYDAVQSVVDGTFKGGVHSLGLKEGGVGISGIKELLDFMDFGIKAGAIKASDTYQIIANWASNRAAIPYWIWEAIDELKAGILDGSIQVPTADTRDQMLAVRAQYPLER, from the coding sequence TTGAAAAAAGCGTTGATTCTGCTAACGCTCGTGGTGCTGGGCCTGTCCCTGGTTACTCTGACCGGATTGGGAAAAGGGAAAATAGGGATCGTGCTCGACGTCGGGGGACGGGGCGACCTATCGTTCAACGACATGGGATTCAAGGGGACGGACCAAGCGGCGAAAGATTTCGGACTTCAGATGGTGGAAGTGCAGAGCGCTACTGCGGCTGACTACCTGCCGAACATCCGCAACCTGGCCCGGAGCGGCGACTTCGACCTGATCATCTGCGTCGGGTTCCTCCTCGGGGATGCGCTCAATCAGGCGGCGCAGGAGTTCCCTGACCAGAAGTTCGCGATCATCGACTCGGTCGTCGATCAGCCGAACGTGATGTCCATCGTCTTCCGCGAGAATGAGATGTCCGCGTTGGTCGGCGCTCTCGGCGGGATGATCGCCGCCTATTACGGCTACGATTACGTTGGGACGGTTCTCGGGATCGAGATCCCGGTCCTCTACCACTTCGAGGCGGGTTATCGGTTCGGGATCGACTGGGGACTCAACAAGTACAAGGAGCACGAGGGATTAGCGGCCAAGCCGAACGTCGGGCTTCTCTACACCTACACTGGGACGTTCGACGACGTGGCCAAGGGTAAAGCGGCAACCGAGGCCCAGCTCGCCCAGGGTGCGGTTGCGGTGTACAACGTCGCTGGTCCGCTCGGGATCGGTGACCTGGAGGCGATCACCGAAAAGCACAAGGCGATGGGGACCGAGAGCGGCCCTCCGTTCTACTTCGGGGTAGACTCGGATCAGGATTGGATGGGCAACGCCAAATATACCCTCGCCAGCGGGATGAAGCGCGTGGACATCGCTTGCTACGACGCGGTCCAATCCGTGGTCGACGGCACGTTCAAGGGCGGAGTCCACAGCCTTGGCCTGAAGGAAGGCGGGGTGGGAATCAGCGGAATCAAGGAACTTCTCGATTTCATGGACTTCGGAATCAAGGCCGGCGCGATCAAGGCGTCCGACACGTATCAGATCATCGCCAACTGGGCGTCGAACCGGGCCGCTATCCCTTACTGGATTTGGGAAGCGATCGACGAGCTCAAGGCCGGGATCCTCGATGGTTCGATCCAGGTCCCGACCGCTGACACGCGCGATCAGATGCTCGCGGTCCGTGCCCAGTACCCATTGGAGCGGTAG
- a CDS encoding cold-shock protein, producing the protein MAERQTGTVKWFNDGKGFGFISREDGEDVFVHFTAIRGEGYRSLEEGQRVEFTIGQGQKGLQAQDVTVIS; encoded by the coding sequence ATGGCAGAGCGCCAGACCGGAACAGTCAAGTGGTTCAACGACGGCAAGGGCTTCGGCTTCATCTCCCGCGAGGACGGTGAGGACGTGTTCGTGCACTTCACCGCCATCCGCGGTGAGGGGTACCGTTCGTTGGAAGAAGGTCAACGGGTGGAGTTCACGATCGGCCAGGGCCAGAAGGGCCTGCAGGCACAGGACGTCACCGTAATTTCGTGA